In the genome of Telluria beijingensis, one region contains:
- a CDS encoding BatA domain-containing protein → MSALWWLTLPILLLPVWWHRRKRVQNKAAPMATARFLPRTEPRQTRIWRWSDPLLLLVRCLLLVALIAWLANPVYPFRGDTVVVTQGADPAWVEREATQAGLANAERVVLPAAQALGWVHTHEREWQRDARLLVLGDVPMPASKPAFGRPVEVRTQAAAPAQVERHVYIASERAAEWRRMFAVQGGPEKFVVDETPGAATTLIVWDRAEAPPASLRASLWWITQPSAFPELVRARTVDGLRYADSARGRLWHHADWPPRDADAARALLDDWQQLHIGPRPYMMRSQAFAADDKADAPAPGGALRSILLAILAALFVLERSLTHARRR, encoded by the coding sequence ATGAGTGCACTCTGGTGGCTTACGCTGCCCATCCTGTTGCTGCCGGTCTGGTGGCATCGCCGCAAGCGCGTGCAGAACAAGGCGGCGCCGATGGCGACCGCGCGCTTCCTGCCGCGCACCGAACCGCGCCAGACCCGCATCTGGCGCTGGAGCGATCCTCTCCTGCTGCTGGTGCGCTGCCTGTTGCTGGTGGCGCTCATCGCCTGGCTGGCCAATCCGGTGTATCCCTTCCGTGGCGATACGGTCGTGGTAACGCAAGGGGCCGATCCTGCCTGGGTCGAGCGCGAAGCGACGCAAGCGGGCCTCGCGAACGCCGAGCGCGTCGTTTTGCCCGCCGCGCAGGCGCTGGGCTGGGTCCACACGCATGAGCGCGAATGGCAGCGTGACGCACGCCTCCTGGTGCTGGGCGATGTGCCGATGCCGGCCTCGAAGCCAGCGTTCGGACGCCCGGTCGAGGTGCGCACCCAGGCTGCCGCTCCGGCCCAGGTCGAGCGCCACGTCTACATTGCCAGCGAACGCGCGGCCGAATGGCGCCGCATGTTCGCCGTGCAGGGCGGCCCTGAGAAATTCGTCGTGGATGAGACGCCGGGCGCTGCCACGACCCTGATCGTTTGGGACCGCGCAGAGGCGCCGCCGGCTTCTCTGCGCGCCTCATTGTGGTGGATCACTCAGCCATCCGCCTTCCCCGAACTGGTCAGGGCGCGCACGGTGGATGGACTGCGCTACGCCGACAGCGCGCGCGGCCGCCTGTGGCATCATGCCGATTGGCCACCGCGCGATGCCGATGCGGCGCGCGCGCTGCTCGACGATTGGCAGCAGTTGCACATCGGGCCGCGCCCTTACATGATGCGGTCGCAGGCCTTCGCCGCGGACGATAAGGCAGACGCACCTGCGCCGGGTGGCGCGCTGCGCAGCATCCTGCTGGCCATCCTGGCCGCACTCTTTGTACTGGAAAGGAGTCTCACGCATGCACGGAGGCGTTGA
- a CDS encoding TldD/PmbA family protein, translating into MSILTQEQTKKISDRVMSLTKADECIVNIEGSTIGNIRFARNAVSTAGLADDTRVQVQVAFGKKQGTATINEFDDKSIERAVRRAEDLAKLAPDNPEFIPAIAKTAYKPSDTFVQKTADIDPEYRAQAAAYAIEGCRKRGLVSAGFFTDRTSFETVANSNGLFGHQASTSLDFTLTVRTEDGRGSGWVKRSARDVSKFDPREAAEIAIEKALRSVDAKALEPGRYTVIMEPAATSDLLSFMLGGFDARRADEGRSFLSKAGGKNRLGDKLFDSQVNIWSDPWDKDVAVLPWDENMLPRERVELVKDGKINALDYSRFWAQQKNQRAVGAAGNIIMAGTNKTTEELIANTKKGVLVTRTWYIRMVDPQSVLLTGLTRDGTFYVENGKIKHPIKNFRFNESPVSMLNNIEEIGKPVVIGADEARYSMLIPSMKIRDFNFTSLSDAV; encoded by the coding sequence ATGAGCATCCTGACCCAGGAACAAACCAAGAAGATCAGCGACCGCGTGATGTCGCTGACCAAGGCCGACGAGTGCATCGTCAATATCGAAGGCAGCACCATCGGCAATATCCGCTTCGCCCGCAACGCCGTCTCGACCGCCGGCCTGGCCGACGACACCCGCGTGCAGGTGCAGGTCGCCTTCGGCAAGAAGCAGGGCACGGCCACCATCAACGAGTTCGACGACAAGTCGATCGAACGCGCCGTGCGCCGCGCCGAAGACCTGGCCAAGCTGGCGCCGGACAATCCGGAATTCATCCCGGCGATCGCCAAGACCGCGTACAAGCCGTCCGACACCTTCGTGCAGAAGACCGCCGACATCGATCCCGAATACCGCGCGCAAGCCGCGGCGTATGCGATCGAAGGCTGCCGCAAGCGCGGCCTGGTCTCGGCCGGCTTCTTCACCGACCGCACCAGTTTCGAGACGGTCGCCAACTCGAATGGCCTGTTCGGGCACCAGGCCTCGACCTCGCTCGACTTCACCCTGACCGTGCGCACCGAAGACGGCCGCGGTTCGGGCTGGGTCAAGCGCTCGGCGCGCGACGTGAGCAAGTTCGACCCGCGCGAAGCGGCCGAGATCGCGATCGAGAAGGCATTGCGCTCGGTCGACGCCAAGGCGCTGGAGCCGGGCCGCTACACCGTGATCATGGAGCCGGCCGCGACCTCGGACCTGCTGTCGTTCATGCTGGGCGGTTTCGACGCGCGCCGCGCCGACGAGGGCCGCAGCTTCCTGTCGAAGGCCGGCGGCAAGAACCGCCTGGGCGACAAGCTGTTCGACAGCCAGGTCAATATCTGGTCCGACCCGTGGGACAAGGACGTCGCCGTGCTGCCGTGGGACGAGAACATGCTGCCGCGCGAACGCGTGGAACTGGTCAAGGACGGCAAGATCAATGCCCTCGACTACTCGCGCTTCTGGGCGCAGCAGAAGAACCAGCGCGCGGTGGGCGCGGCCGGCAACATCATCATGGCTGGCACCAACAAGACCACCGAAGAGCTGATCGCCAACACCAAGAAGGGCGTGCTGGTGACCCGCACCTGGTATATCCGCATGGTCGACCCGCAATCGGTGCTGCTGACCGGCCTGACCCGCGACGGCACCTTCTACGTCGAGAACGGCAAGATCAAGCATCCGATCAAGAACTTCCGCTTCAATGAAAGCCCGGTCTCGATGCTGAACAATATCGAGGAAATCGGCAAGCCGGTGGTCATCGGCGCCGACGAAGCGCGCTACTCGATGCTGATCCCGTCGATGAAGATCCGCGACTTCAACTTCACGTCGCTGTCGGACGCGGTCTAA
- a CDS encoding caspase family protein, translating into MRRWLLVLAWVAGAAGASERHALLVGVSSPPALPRSAWLDGPRHDVPAMRNALQAQGFAASRIVSLADGVDGAAAPTRDAILARLAHYAKTLQADDVLVIYWSGHGLLMPGRPSLWQTPFGQQVRLLAQDARVDGRNHQLTGTVSSADIGHAIDALAARRVQVVAMFDTCHAAASTRGDAGLAWRGLASPVLRTSPRAMSVAGRPASGASTSPPASAAGPRERPLFIGFFAAESLQRSAEALASDHPGQARGIFTRALIAGLRDNPASYLAWASLTSAYYRQAFDERQLPPSARPSPVYAGALEHALWTAAVSPASWPVRQDGRGWYVPYGRLDGLRVDDVLQRGADAWRVTGVGWNEARLAASGQATAGWARRLPAPAQVPAFSVLERRRGASTVDLSLPGQASLRLRVPDEEVPALRARATSIATVLALPSTAAAAPLLQARIEVTPPGQGLAVSLPFVDRDLGPLAPGTRLRVIVENGGENPADAGIVHLPLTGPATRVFPRFEGDSNRLPPHSGRFERAFEVTAQDAAAAPEWLVLVAAPASNGAMPRRFALFDALRDPASQEAERGAALAGGRRPEAAQVARVSWQVANGGGQ; encoded by the coding sequence ATGCGCCGCTGGCTCCTGGTCCTGGCGTGGGTTGCCGGCGCGGCCGGCGCGTCCGAGCGCCACGCACTCCTGGTCGGGGTATCGAGCCCGCCGGCGCTGCCGCGCAGCGCCTGGCTGGACGGACCGCGCCATGACGTCCCGGCCATGCGCAATGCCTTGCAGGCGCAAGGCTTCGCGGCGTCGCGCATCGTGAGCCTGGCCGATGGCGTCGACGGCGCGGCGGCGCCCACCCGTGATGCCATCCTGGCCCGGCTGGCGCATTACGCCAAGACGCTGCAGGCGGACGACGTGCTGGTCATCTACTGGTCCGGTCACGGGCTCCTGATGCCGGGCCGGCCCAGCCTGTGGCAGACGCCGTTCGGCCAGCAGGTGCGCCTGCTGGCGCAGGATGCCCGCGTCGATGGCCGCAACCACCAGCTCACGGGTACCGTCAGCAGCGCCGACATCGGCCATGCGATCGACGCCCTGGCGGCGCGCCGGGTCCAGGTCGTGGCCATGTTCGACACCTGCCATGCGGCCGCCAGTACCCGCGGCGACGCCGGCCTGGCCTGGCGCGGCCTGGCCAGCCCCGTGCTGCGCACCTCGCCACGGGCGATGAGCGTAGCGGGCCGGCCGGCATCCGGCGCGAGCACGTCGCCGCCGGCATCCGCGGCCGGGCCGCGCGAAAGGCCGCTATTCATTGGCTTCTTCGCCGCCGAATCGCTGCAGCGCAGCGCCGAGGCGCTCGCCAGCGACCATCCCGGCCAGGCGCGCGGCATTTTCACGCGCGCCCTGATCGCCGGCCTGCGCGACAATCCGGCCAGCTACCTGGCCTGGGCCAGCCTCACCAGCGCCTACTACCGCCAGGCCTTCGACGAGCGCCAGCTACCGCCCAGCGCGCGTCCGTCGCCGGTCTACGCCGGCGCGCTGGAACATGCGCTGTGGACGGCCGCCGTATCGCCGGCATCCTGGCCGGTGCGCCAGGATGGGCGCGGCTGGTACGTGCCGTATGGCCGTCTCGACGGCCTGCGGGTGGACGACGTCCTGCAGCGCGGCGCCGACGCCTGGCGCGTGACCGGGGTAGGCTGGAACGAGGCGCGGCTGGCGGCGTCCGGCCAGGCCACCGCCGGCTGGGCCAGGCGCCTGCCTGCACCGGCCCAGGTGCCGGCATTTTCCGTGCTGGAGCGACGCCGCGGCGCGAGCACGGTCGACCTGTCGCTGCCTGGCCAGGCCTCGCTACGCCTGCGCGTGCCGGATGAAGAAGTGCCCGCCCTGCGCGCCCGCGCCACAAGCATCGCCACCGTGCTGGCGCTGCCGTCGACGGCGGCAGCAGCCCCGCTGCTGCAGGCGCGCATCGAGGTCACGCCGCCCGGGCAGGGCCTGGCCGTCAGCCTGCCCTTCGTCGACCGCGACCTGGGGCCGCTGGCGCCCGGTACGCGCCTGCGCGTGATCGTGGAGAATGGCGGAGAAAACCCGGCCGATGCCGGCATCGTGCACCTGCCGCTGACCGGGCCTGCCACCCGCGTGTTTCCCCGTTTCGAAGGCGACAGCAACCGCCTGCCGCCGCACTCTGGCCGTTTCGAGCGCGCGTTCGAGGTCACCGCGCAAGACGCGGCCGCGGCGCCGGAATGGCTGGTGCTGGTGGCCGCGCCGGCGTCCAATGGCGCCATGCCGCGCCGCTTCGCCCTGTTCGACGCGCTGCGCGATCCTGCAAGCCAGGAGGCCGAACGCGGCGCGGCGCTGGCGGGCGGCCGTCGTCCCGAGGCGGCGCAGGTGGCGCGCGTCAGCTGGCAGGTAGCAAACGGAGGTGGACAATGA
- a CDS encoding DUF4159 domain-containing protein, whose translation MASFDFYFTRLMYESGNWDVDVRMPSNVLNSLVEYTTLRVDTTERMVALSDPKMLQAPFCYLAGHKLVQFTPAERSNFEKYVRGGGFVFVDDCNHDIDGLFAKSFEAEMARIFGPQALKKIPNNHPLYSCFFKFEDGPPTTSMELNGWGDDLVHEYLKAIEIGGRLRVLYSNKDYGCEWDYDFRNKRFLAVDNTRFAVNIIQYALGA comes from the coding sequence ATGGCCAGTTTTGACTTCTACTTCACGCGCCTGATGTATGAATCGGGCAACTGGGACGTGGATGTCCGCATGCCCAGCAACGTGCTGAACTCCCTGGTGGAGTACACCACGTTGCGGGTGGATACGACGGAGCGCATGGTGGCCCTGTCGGATCCGAAGATGCTGCAGGCCCCGTTCTGCTACCTGGCCGGCCACAAGCTGGTGCAGTTCACCCCGGCGGAACGGAGCAATTTCGAGAAGTACGTGCGCGGCGGCGGCTTCGTGTTCGTGGACGACTGCAACCACGATATCGACGGCCTGTTCGCCAAGTCGTTCGAGGCCGAGATGGCCAGGATCTTCGGGCCGCAGGCCCTGAAGAAGATCCCGAACAACCACCCGCTGTACTCGTGCTTCTTCAAGTTCGAGGACGGGCCGCCGACGACGTCGATGGAACTCAATGGCTGGGGCGACGACCTGGTGCACGAGTACCTGAAGGCGATCGAGATTGGCGGACGGTTGCGCGTGCTGTACTCGAACAAGGACTATGGCTGCGAATGGGATTACGACTTCCGCAACAAGCGTTTTCTTGCGGTCGACAACACCCGCTTCGCGGTGAACATCATTCAATATGCGTTGGGAGCATGA
- a CDS encoding TldD/PmbA family protein: MERRKFLQIGAGTAGAMLIPVFGNAIAAEDLLKPMAASAKKVLADTAMGAATQAGASYCDVRIGRYLNQFIITRDLNVESINNTESSGVGIRVIADGAYGFASTNSMTPDGIAQAARQAVAIAKANAKLQTEPVRLAPVKGVGEVAWATPIVKDWRTLPVKEKADMLIAANKAGLDAGANFMTASLFQINQQKYFASTDGSYIDQDIHRLWAPINATAVDQKTGKFRSRGGLGAPASMGYEYFDAKAADKVRAAGGVTTLYTRSYDIVEDARLAGKQAREKLTAKSVEPGKYDLVLSPEHLFLTIHENVGHPTELDRVLGYEANYAGTSFAGLDKWQTKKFKYGAERVNFVADRTTPGSLGLIGYDDEGVPAKKWDIIRDGILVNYQATRDQAHIIGEKESHGCSYADSWSTVQFQRMPNVSLEPGKARLTPDEMVQDVKKGIYILGRGSYSIDQQRYNFQFGGTLYYEIKNGKITGPLEDVAYQANTQEFWNACSAICDERDWRMGGSFFDGKGQPSQVSAVSHGSSTTRFNGINVINTARKIG, translated from the coding sequence ATGGAACGTCGTAAATTCCTGCAAATTGGCGCTGGCACTGCCGGCGCCATGCTCATTCCGGTATTCGGCAACGCGATCGCGGCCGAAGACCTGCTCAAGCCGATGGCGGCGAGCGCCAAGAAGGTCCTGGCCGATACCGCGATGGGCGCGGCCACGCAGGCCGGCGCGTCGTACTGCGATGTGCGCATCGGCCGCTACCTGAACCAGTTCATCATCACGCGCGACCTGAACGTCGAGAGCATCAACAATACCGAGTCGAGCGGCGTCGGGATCCGCGTGATCGCCGATGGCGCCTACGGTTTCGCGTCGACCAACAGCATGACCCCGGATGGCATCGCCCAGGCCGCGCGCCAGGCGGTGGCCATCGCCAAGGCCAATGCCAAGCTCCAGACCGAACCGGTACGCCTGGCGCCGGTGAAGGGCGTCGGCGAAGTGGCGTGGGCCACGCCGATCGTCAAGGATTGGCGCACCCTGCCGGTCAAGGAAAAGGCCGACATGCTGATCGCCGCCAACAAGGCCGGCCTGGATGCGGGCGCGAACTTCATGACCGCCTCGCTATTCCAGATCAACCAGCAAAAATACTTCGCCTCCACCGACGGCTCCTACATCGACCAGGACATCCACCGCCTGTGGGCTCCGATCAATGCCACCGCCGTCGACCAGAAGACCGGCAAGTTCCGCTCGCGCGGCGGCCTGGGCGCCCCGGCGTCGATGGGCTATGAATATTTCGACGCCAAGGCCGCGGACAAGGTGCGCGCAGCAGGCGGCGTCACCACGCTGTACACCCGCTCCTACGACATCGTGGAAGACGCGCGGTTGGCCGGCAAGCAGGCGCGCGAAAAGCTGACCGCCAAGTCGGTCGAGCCGGGCAAGTACGACCTGGTGCTGTCGCCCGAACACCTGTTCCTCACCATCCACGAAAACGTCGGCCACCCGACGGAACTGGACCGCGTGCTCGGCTACGAAGCCAACTACGCCGGCACCAGCTTCGCGGGCCTCGACAAGTGGCAGACGAAGAAATTCAAGTACGGCGCCGAGCGCGTCAATTTTGTTGCAGACCGTACCACGCCTGGCTCGCTGGGCCTCATCGGCTACGACGACGAAGGTGTGCCGGCCAAGAAGTGGGACATCATCCGCGACGGCATCCTGGTCAACTACCAGGCCACGCGCGACCAGGCCCACATCATCGGCGAGAAGGAATCGCACGGCTGCTCGTATGCCGACAGCTGGAGCACGGTGCAGTTCCAGCGCATGCCGAACGTCTCGCTGGAACCGGGCAAAGCGCGCCTGACTCCGGACGAAATGGTCCAGGACGTCAAGAAGGGCATCTACATCCTGGGCCGCGGTTCCTACTCGATCGACCAGCAGCGCTACAACTTCCAGTTCGGCGGCACGCTGTACTACGAGATCAAGAACGGCAAGATCACCGGTCCATTGGAAGACGTGGCCTACCAGGCCAATACCCAGGAATTCTGGAATGCCTGCTCGGCCATCTGCGACGAGCGCGACTGGCGCATGGGCGGCTCCTTCTTCGACGGCAAGGGCCAGCCGAGCCAGGTGAGCGCGGTGTCGCACGGATCGAGCACCACGCGCTTCAACGGCATCAACGTCATCAACACCGCACGCAAGATCGGATAA
- a CDS encoding AAA family ATPase encodes MTAKVGQLKASMARVIIGQEDVVDLLVTCLLAGGHALVEGVPGLGKTLLVKSLAQATDMQFRRVQFTPDLMPSDIVGTEILEEDAGTHQRVFRFQQGPVFTQVLLADEINRAPPKTQSALLEAMQERSVTFAGHTHKLPRPFFVLATQNPIEQAGTYPLPEAQLDRFLLRIDVVYPTEDEEVLMVSRTTHAGLQDAEPVMDVETLLRLQQLVRDIEIGDHLVRYATRLVRATRPSETTVEAVKKHIGWGAGPRAGQALVLASKARALMQGRLAVTREDIGAMLLPVLAHRVLRNFEAEADGIAIADVLQALRNEIKVP; translated from the coding sequence TTGACGGCGAAGGTGGGCCAGCTGAAGGCCAGCATGGCGCGCGTGATCATCGGCCAGGAAGACGTGGTCGACCTGCTCGTCACCTGCCTGCTGGCGGGCGGCCACGCGCTGGTCGAAGGCGTGCCGGGGCTGGGCAAGACGCTGCTCGTGAAATCGCTGGCGCAAGCCACCGACATGCAGTTTCGCCGGGTGCAGTTCACGCCAGACCTGATGCCGTCGGATATCGTCGGCACCGAGATCCTGGAAGAAGACGCCGGCACCCACCAGCGCGTGTTCCGCTTCCAGCAGGGGCCCGTCTTCACGCAAGTGCTGCTGGCCGACGAGATCAACCGCGCCCCGCCCAAGACGCAATCGGCATTGCTCGAGGCGATGCAGGAACGCTCGGTGACCTTCGCCGGACACACCCACAAGCTGCCGCGGCCCTTCTTCGTGCTGGCCACGCAGAACCCGATCGAGCAGGCCGGCACCTATCCGCTGCCCGAAGCCCAGCTCGATCGCTTTTTGCTGCGCATCGATGTGGTGTATCCGACCGAGGACGAAGAAGTGCTGATGGTCTCGCGCACCACTCACGCCGGCCTGCAGGATGCCGAGCCGGTGATGGACGTCGAGACCCTGCTGCGCCTGCAGCAACTGGTGCGCGACATCGAGATCGGCGACCACCTGGTACGCTACGCCACGCGCCTGGTGCGCGCGACACGCCCGAGCGAGACGACGGTCGAGGCGGTGAAAAAACACATCGGCTGGGGCGCGGGTCCCCGCGCCGGCCAGGCGCTGGTGCTGGCCTCGAAGGCGCGCGCCCTGATGCAGGGCCGCCTGGCAGTGACCCGCGAGGACATCGGCGCAATGCTGCTGCCGGTGTTGGCGCACCGCGTACTGCGCAACTTCGAGGCCGAGGCCGACGGCATCGCCATCGCCGACGTGCTGCAGGCGCTGCGCAACGAGATCAAGGTGCCGTAA
- a CDS encoding TldD/PmbA family protein — MKTLNQEQAKKITDRVLSLSKADECTVQIEGSRVGNVRFARNSVSTAGLTEDMQLVVRVAFGKRSGTAMVNEFDDKSLEKAVRRAEELARLAPENPEFMPAIAKQEYRATKTFVPATASIDPDFRAQVAATSIELARKNKLVTAGYFVDSTRFSTIANSNGVFGHQDFTDLSFTLTARTEDGRGSGWVTRSAVDAARFDAREASEVAIEKALRSVEARALEPGRYTVILEPAATSEILGNMFSSFDARSADEGRSFLSKAGGKNRLGDKLFDSQVNIWADPWDKDVPVAPWDNESLLARERTQLVKDGRIASLDYSRYWAQKTGKQATAGHGNMIMAGGTKSLEELIAGTKKGIVVTRTWYIRMVDPQSLLLTGLTRDGTFYVENGKIKYPLKNFRFNESPVTILNNIDELGKPQIIGGDEVPFQMVLPPMKVRDFNFTSLSDAV; from the coding sequence ATGAAGACCCTGAACCAGGAACAAGCAAAGAAAATCACCGATCGCGTACTGTCGCTGTCGAAAGCCGACGAGTGCACGGTGCAGATCGAAGGCAGCCGTGTCGGCAACGTGCGCTTCGCGCGCAATAGCGTGTCGACCGCCGGCCTGACCGAAGACATGCAGCTGGTCGTGCGCGTGGCCTTCGGCAAGCGCAGCGGCACCGCCATGGTCAACGAGTTCGACGACAAATCGCTGGAAAAAGCGGTGCGCCGCGCCGAGGAGCTGGCCAGGCTGGCGCCGGAGAATCCGGAATTCATGCCGGCGATCGCGAAGCAGGAATACCGCGCCACCAAGACCTTCGTGCCGGCCACGGCGTCGATCGACCCGGACTTCCGGGCCCAGGTCGCGGCCACCAGCATCGAGCTGGCGCGCAAGAACAAGCTGGTCACGGCCGGCTATTTCGTCGACAGCACCCGCTTCTCGACCATCGCCAACTCGAACGGCGTGTTCGGACACCAGGACTTCACCGACCTGTCGTTCACGCTGACCGCGCGCACCGAAGACGGCCGCGGTTCGGGCTGGGTGACCCGCTCGGCGGTCGACGCCGCGCGCTTCGACGCGCGCGAAGCGTCGGAAGTCGCGATCGAGAAGGCGCTGCGTTCGGTCGAGGCGCGCGCCCTCGAGCCGGGCCGCTATACCGTGATCCTGGAACCGGCGGCGACCTCGGAAATCCTCGGCAATATGTTCAGCTCCTTCGACGCCCGCTCGGCCGACGAAGGCCGCAGCTTCCTGTCGAAAGCCGGCGGCAAGAACCGCCTGGGCGACAAGCTGTTCGACAGCCAGGTGAACATCTGGGCCGACCCGTGGGACAAGGACGTGCCGGTCGCGCCGTGGGACAACGAGTCGCTGCTGGCGCGCGAACGCACCCAGCTGGTCAAGGATGGCCGCATCGCCTCGCTCGACTACTCGCGCTACTGGGCTCAGAAGACCGGCAAGCAGGCCACCGCGGGCCACGGCAATATGATCATGGCGGGGGGCACCAAGTCGCTGGAAGAGCTGATCGCGGGCACCAAGAAGGGCATCGTGGTCACCCGCACCTGGTATATCCGCATGGTCGATCCGCAGTCGCTGCTGCTCACCGGCCTGACCCGCGACGGCACCTTCTATGTCGAGAACGGCAAGATCAAGTACCCGCTCAAGAACTTCCGCTTCAACGAGAGCCCGGTCACGATCCTGAACAATATCGACGAACTGGGCAAGCCGCAGATCATCGGCGGCGACGAAGTGCCGTTCCAGATGGTGCTGCCGCCGATGAAGGTGCGCGACTTCAACTTCACCTCGCTGTCCGACGCGGTGTAA
- a CDS encoding DUF58 domain-containing protein produces MSLANTALIAHTRKLDLVIRHVLAGLGHGIHAGRERGAGVEFSEYRAYVPGDEWRRVDWKLAARADRYFVREAERDSHVAVWLVLDASASMAEPSRSVEGLDKLAYARALLGCVAAIAQRQGDAFGLVVLGAGKVAFTPALRGPRHLQRVLSQLQRATPEGSLPDTETLKASLHFAQSPSAIYAASDLLDWPSPLSIALTRLRQMRHDVRVLGLQTQAEVDASFSSELAYRDPEQEEGVFRFGADLREGYRRNREAHFGAVTAQCRKNDMPLTLAAIEQSPIDVLRRWLRRPGR; encoded by the coding sequence ATGTCGTTAGCGAATACCGCGCTGATCGCGCACACCCGGAAACTCGACCTGGTGATCCGCCACGTGCTGGCCGGCCTCGGGCACGGCATCCACGCCGGGCGCGAGCGCGGGGCCGGCGTCGAGTTCTCGGAATACCGCGCCTATGTGCCGGGCGACGAGTGGCGCCGGGTCGACTGGAAACTGGCCGCACGCGCCGACCGCTATTTCGTGCGCGAGGCCGAGCGCGACAGCCATGTGGCGGTCTGGCTGGTGCTGGACGCCAGCGCCTCGATGGCAGAACCGAGCCGCAGCGTCGAGGGACTCGACAAGCTGGCCTACGCCCGCGCCTTGCTCGGCTGCGTCGCCGCGATCGCGCAGCGCCAGGGCGATGCCTTCGGCCTGGTGGTGCTGGGCGCTGGCAAGGTGGCGTTTACGCCGGCCTTGCGCGGACCGCGCCACCTGCAGCGCGTGCTGTCCCAGCTGCAGCGCGCCACACCGGAAGGCAGCCTGCCCGATACCGAAACCCTGAAGGCCAGCCTGCACTTCGCCCAGTCGCCCAGCGCGATCTACGCCGCCAGCGACCTGCTCGACTGGCCGTCGCCGCTGTCGATCGCCTTGACCCGGCTGCGCCAGATGCGCCACGACGTGCGCGTGCTGGGCCTGCAGACCCAGGCCGAGGTCGACGCCAGCTTTTCCAGCGAGCTGGCCTACCGCGATCCGGAACAGGAAGAGGGCGTGTTCCGCTTCGGCGCCGACCTGCGGGAAGGCTATCGCCGCAACCGCGAGGCGCACTTTGGCGCGGTCACGGCCCAGTGCCGCAAGAACGATATGCCGCTGACGCTGGCCGCGATCGAGCAGTCGCCAATCGACGTGCTGCGGCGCTGGCTGCGGCGCCCGGGAAGGTGA